DNA sequence from the Oryza brachyantha chromosome 5, ObraRS2, whole genome shotgun sequence genome:
CCATGCTGATGACCTGTTCTGTGGCCAAGACGTAGAGCAGGAGCGGCTCGTTTGGGTTAGACGAAGCCAGCATGGGAGGAGAGGTCAAGTATTTCTTGAAGTCCTCAAAAGCTTCTTGCGCTTCCGGGGTCCATGTGAAGTGGTCGGTCTTCTTCAGTAGTTTGAAGAAGGGCATCCCTCGGAGGCCGAGTCGTGATACGAACCGGCTGAGGGCCGCCATGCATCCGGCCAATTTCCGGAAATGTCGGAGCTCGCTGGGAGGCTTCATGTTTAGTATGGCCTAGACTTTTTCCGGGTTTGGCTCGATGCCCCGTCGGGATACGACGAAGACAAGGAGCATGCCGGAGGGAACGCCAAACACACACTTCTCAGGATTTAATTTCATCCTGTAGCATCGGAGGTTGTTGAAGGTTTCCTCTAGATCATGTTGTAGGTCATCCTTCAACCTCGACTTTACAACCACGTCGTCGACGTATGCTTCCACTGATAGGTTGCTCCTGTGTTGTTTAGACCGAACGGCATCGTGATGTAGCAGTACGCACCGAATGGCGTAATGAGGAAGCCTGAGTAGCAATTGAGGAAGCTGAGCAATGCACAGCAGCCGTCGAGTCTACAACTTGGTCGATGCGCAGTAGACCAAATGGATCCTTAGGGCATGCCTTGTTAAGGTCCGTgtaatccacacacattcgtcatttgttatttttctttttgaccaaGACGGGGTTAGCCAACCAGTCGGGGTACTTGACCTCTTTGATGAAGCCGGCCGCGAGCAGTCTGGTTAACTCCTCCTTAATTGCGTCTTTCCTGTCTTGTGCGAAGCGGCGAAAGCGTTGCTTAACTGGCCTAGCGTCGTCTTTTACATTCAAGGAGTGCTCGATCACTTCCCTAGGGACTCCCGGCATATCAGACggtttccaagcaaaaatatctttattattttggaggaaagtgaCGAGCGCGAGTTCTTATTTAGGATCTAATTGAGTTCCTATGAAAGTAAATTTAGACGGGTTGGCGGGGTCGAGGGCGATCTGCTTCTTCTCGTTGGAGGTGATCTTTGCCACCTTTTTGATGGTAGCTCATCATCCTCCGTCTTGCGGGTTGAAGCTTCGCGTATCTGCTCCCGGCCGGCTTGTTCTTCAGCCTGTTGTGCAATTTCGCAGCTCTCCCCCTCGCAGCTGAAGGCCTGCTTGATGTCGCTGCGCAGGGGTAATGACGCCATGTGGTCCGGGCATCTTAACCATGAGGTAGGTGTAGTGCGGGACCGCCATGAACTTCGCCAACACAGGCCTGCCGATGATGGCATGGTACGCCGTCTCGAAGTCAGCGACTTCAAAGCAGATGTTCTCGGTCCGGTAGTTGTCCTTTGTCCCAAAGGTAACCAGAAAAGTGATCTACCCAAGTGGTGTTGCCGATGGCCCGGGAATGACCCCATGGAAGGGCGCATTGCTGGGGCGTAGCTCCGACCTCGGGATCTTCATGTCGTCAAGCGTCTTGGTGAAGAAGATGTTGAGGGCACTCCCTTTGTCGGTGAGAACGCGTTTCAGCTTGACACTCTTGACGACTAGGGCTAGCACTAGTGGGTACCGCCCTGGGTGAGCCACTCGGTCAGGATGATCCAAGCGGTCGAAAGTGATTGGGACCTCCGACCACCGTAGGTACTGGGGGACGTCCACCGTCGTGCTGTTTATCTCCCTTGACGCGAGCTTCTGCTTCCGCTAGGACTCGTACGCGAGCGGGCCACCAAAGATGTGGTTTAGCTCGGCCTGCGGATCTTGGAAGTCGACGTCATCTTTCTTGTCGGCGGGCTTCATCTTGCTCGGCCCGGCGGCCCCCGACTGGGTTTTGGCTAACTGTTCTGCGTAGTGACGCATCACAAAGCAATCTTTGGCCAGGTGGGAGGACTTGAGATGGTAAGGGCACATGCTGTTCATGACTTTGTCATAATCAGACATCTTGGGGCGCTGGATGGGCTGTCGGTCAGCGACGGCGACCAACTCCTCGGGCTTATGTTTTTGCAAGTCCGAGTCCTTCTTgtgctccttttcctttcctttgcaCGACTGCTGTCCTTTCTCTTCGTGTTTATCTCCCCGTGATGCGGACACCGCATCGGCGGCCGCTGTgtaggagttagccatgttGAAAAGATCTTTGACGATGGTTGGCTCCTTCCTAGTGAATTTCACGATGAATGGTTCATCACGCACCCCTTTTCGAAATGCGGCGATGACCACGTCATCTTTTATATCAGGGATGGAGTTGCGGACCTCTGAGAACCGTTTGATGTAGGCCCGCAGGGATTCGCCTCTCCTCTATTGTACTTGGTACAAGTCGTACTTCGTCCTTGGCCTTTCGTATGTGCCCTGGAAATTCGCGATGAACCGGTCGCGAAGCTCTGCCCATGAGTCAATGGACCGTTTGGGGAGCCCCGACAGCCAATGTCCAGCTCAATCGTCTAAGGCTACCGGTAGGTACTTGGCCATGGCTTTCGTGTCGCCGCCTGCTGCCCGGATGGCCATGGTGTATACCGTGAGCCACACTTTCGGGTCAGTGAAGTCGTCGTATTTCTTGATGCTAGTGGGCTTGAAACTAGTCGGCCAAGTCAACTGACTTAAGTTCTTGGTGAAGGCCGGGACACCGTCTATCATGTCATTATCTGAGCCGTCGAGTGACCGATGCTTAGACGCCTGGCTATGACTTCGGTTGTCCCGGTCGTGTTGACGGTCCTCCCGGTGGGTGTGGCGTTGATGTTCGAGCTTGTGGCGGAGGTCGACGGAATTTTCCTGATTAAGGCGTCGTTTCTCAGCCCTGAGCTCTTAGCGCTGCCGATCTAGTCGACGAATCTCGTCGTCGATACGGCGTTGCCTCTCGACGGAGtctctcctccgcgccgagtcAGGGGAGTGTCGGCGCGCTCTGCTTTCGCTATGCGGCCTTGAACCAGTCGGCTGCCGAGAGACATTCGCCCGAGACCTAGGAGATCTGGACGAATGAGCCTCCGTACGTGCGACTGGGGTACCTGTCGTGTGCTGGAGTGAGTACTGGATCGCAGCAGTTGTCACCATGGCCTTGACTTTGTTTATGGTTTCCACCATAGGAAGGTCTGGCTATGGGAGCTGCTGGATGATGTCGCTGAGTAGATCGGCGGCTGCACGGACGTTCTGCTGTGGCGTCTTGAAGACGTCATGTCCGTCGACCTGGGTCTGGAGGAGATCACGCTTCATCTTGCGAGATTGGATCCGTAGCGCGGCGTGAGAGTGCGTTGCGTGtcgttccttttcttcttgttcctggcgttccttctcctccttgaGTCGGTGCTCTTCTGCTAGTTgagccacctcctcctcttgccATCTGGCTACAGAGGAAGGCGACGCCGGCTTGCTGGCAGCGAAGACTTCTCGGGGCGGCACGAAGCTTCCGGTACTGCTCCGGGACTCGGAGGTGTTGATCAGAGGAGTCGGCATAGCCTCGGGATTGATTTCCACCTCCATCGGGGTCACGCCCTAGCTTGCCCGTTGGTCTGAACTAGGAGAAAGCATCTTGGTGTCATGCAACCTAGATTGGATCTGTGTCTGACCCGATGCCTCTCTGTTAGGCTCGAACCGACAGACTTCCTcgtcggagtcggaggagcTTGAGTCGGTGTATGACAACGCACCGAATTGGTCGGTCTGAAGCCTGACGCCGCCGAACTTGAAGGTCGAGCCTGGTGGGAACTTACTCTTCATGATGTCCgagttgaagtccatcgaaCTTCACTGAAAAGAGCTTTAGAtcgaaaaagaaagatagcgcaccccctacctggcgcgccAACTGTCGATGTTtggtgtcggcaataaacttatagggtggctaccaagctcggaattcgatggttaagatgaagagagAGACAATTTACCTAGGTTCAGGCTCCCGACGTGGCAAGATAATActttactcctgcttggcgatggTATTTCTCAGATGGATCTCCGTTACCCTCAAGGGGGCACCCCGTACtacttatatagtggggggaagggttacagatatgacagagtcctaatctagtaagactaagatctatcctaatttggTTACGGCTCGGGTCCGAAGTACTCGGCAAGCAATCCGATATATACCGGATTCCTAGCCGACACcgtacagatatattctcctttCTATTCAGTACCCCgttgaccgtacgtatttgtatagtctccAGATACCTCcagtataggtatcccacactattgaacttgctctcagTAAACTACAgacttatagccagctgcagtaCAGACTCTAGGATataatgtatgtatgacaGGTAAAACAtgttagtatatgttttgttccAGATAAATCACATGTAGCAGTTGggtatactattaaacttgatCTAAGCGGCCACGTAGCTAAGATGACGGACCACTGTACCATCATTGCGAGTAAGGAGCACAGTAGTGCGCATATATTCGATGGTTGCTTCACAGCTTCGATATATATGATCAGCCATGGCCCATGGAGACAGAGGTCATGCCACCAGCATCGTATCTGCAGTTGAAATCTAGTACTCCTATCCGGCTTCTGGAGTACGTAAAAAAGCTGCTGCGAGCTTCCTGCATGCCTGCCGCTATAGCTGCTGCGACGAATCATTAGAGAAATCCAACGATAGGTTTGCCTCTGCTCTGCTGCATGCCACACGGTGTGTCATCACTACTTCAGTACTGACTCAGCGTACGTCGTACGTGTAAGATGTGCCACGTACGTACGGTACGTCTAAGTACATCACGAGGCAGATTATGGCTCGGAACagatcataaatatatatatacacacacggagaatttaactatttgccactattAGAAATTAGAAATGACATCTCTTCAAATGCTATctttaaaattgctcttacCCAATTGTTATTGGAGAGAgactttttcttaattttttgccactttcTGCCTCCGTGGCCCTGCCTCCAGGTTGCGGAATTAGAGGTGGAATCAGCTAGCTTTGTGGTGCTGCATGACTTGATTAGTGAGCAGAGTTAATTTGGCAGTGAGTAGTGGGCCAATAAATAGCCACGAGGTGAGAGCACATATAGCTTTGTTCGCATGTAAGtctttttaagtttgtaataccgttaaaaaataaaaagtttgtaATAccgttaaaaaataaaaagtttgtaACAGTATCTTGTTACACGTAacattttcatatgaaatgCGCGATCTGACAGTGACGCTATATCcagatttctctttttttcgaTGTGCATGACTGCtgaatgatgtattttttaaaaaaaatatataaaaaagttattttaaaatatcatattaatttattttttcaattttatataattaataattaattaattgtatactAATCCCAACCTGATAGGATTAGGAAGCAAACTCGAAAACCATGTCCGCTACGGGTatggcaggcaggcagccgACCAAGAACGAAGCGTACAGTGCAccgcaacaaaaataaacgCAGATTATTGGCTCATTACTCACTGCCAAATTAACTCTACTCACTAATCAAGCCATGCAGCACCACAAAGCTAGCTGATTCCGCCGCTAATTCCGCAACCACGGAGGCAGCGCCATGGTGGTATGCCACGGAGGCAGAAAGTGGCAAATATCTAAGAAAAAGTCTCTCTCCAATAACAACTGtgtaagagcaattttaaagATGGTATTTGAAAAGATGACAATTCTAACAgaggcaaatagttaaattcccaTATATATGCCACTGCAACGGAACTACACGTATTGGTCGGAACTTGGGACATTAGTGCCGGCTTTCATATACTCTTCACTGATAATTCTGGAACGGTGTAGCCCGTGTGCTCATATTAACAACCGgcacaaatatatgattatttgTGTTGGGTATAGTCACGACTTGGCACAAACGAACACATGTTTGTG
Encoded proteins:
- the LOC102711808 gene encoding uncharacterized protein LOC102711808, with product MEVEINPEAMPTPLINTSESRSSTGSFVPPREVFAASKPASPSSVARWQEEEVAQLAEEHRLKEEKERQEQEEKERHATHSHAALRIQSRKMKRDLLQTQVDGHDVFKTPQQNENSVDLRHKLEHQRHTHREDRQHDRDNRSHSQASKHRSLDGSDNDMIDGVPAFTKNLSQLTWPTSFKPTSIKKYDDFTDPKVWLTVYTMAIRAAGGDTKAMAKYLPRRGESLRAYIKRFSEVRNSIPDIKDDVVIAAFRKGVRDEPFIVKFTRKEPTIVKDLFNMANSYTAAADAVSASRGDKHEEKGQQSCKGKEKEHKKDSDLQKHKPEELVAVADRQPIQRPKMSDYDKVMNSMCPYHLKSSHLAKDCFVMRHYAEQLAKTQSGAAGPSKMKPADKKDDVDFQDPQAELNHIFGGPLAYES